A genomic region of Raphanus sativus cultivar WK10039 chromosome 6, ASM80110v3, whole genome shotgun sequence contains the following coding sequences:
- the LOC108812467 gene encoding probable histone H2A.5 yields MESSSKATAEAATKPAARGGRRRGGDRKKSVTKSVKAGLQFPVGRIARYLKKGRYAIRYGSGAPVYLAAVLEYLAAEVLELAGNAARDNKKNRINPRHLCLAIRNDEELGKLLHGVTIASGGVLPNINPVLLPKRTAGGSSQGEKKASSPAKKSPKKA; encoded by the exons ATGGAGTCGTCATCAAAAGCAACAGCAGAAGCAGCAACGAAGCCGGCGGCGAGaggtggaagaagaagaggaggagatcGCAAGAAGAGCGTCACCAAGTCCGTCAAAGCCGGTCTCCAGTTCCCCGTCGGCCGTATCGCTCGCTACCTTAAAAAAGGCCGTTACGCCATCAGGTACGGCTCCGGCGCTCCCGTCTACCTCGCCGCCGTCCTCGAGTACCTCGCCGCCGAG GTTCTTGAGCTAGCTGGTAACGCGGCGAGGGATAACAAGAAGAATAGGATAAACCCTAGGCATCTTTGCTTGGCGATAAGGAACGATGAGGAGTTGGGGAAGTTGTTGCACGGAGTGACCATCGCGAGTGGTGGAGTGCTTCCGAATATTAACCCGGTTCTTCTTCCTAAGAGGACTGCCGGTGGTTCGTCTCAAGGTGAGAAGAAAGCTTCTTCGCCAGCTAAAAAGTCTCCCAAGAAGGCTTAA
- the LOC108812464 gene encoding acyl-CoA-binding domain-containing protein 5-like — MANTAKASASLAYPDRFYAAASYLGLDGGSAPTPSLKQLSSKFSNDTALLLYALHQQASVGPCNVPKPSSVWNPAEQSKWKSWQGLGTMPSIEAMRHFVKILEEGDPSWYPRSPNSVPDPAVDVQISSTKAEPSVENGGSFGETMTTATEDGRLTETQDKDVVLEDPNTISVFNQWTPPLTLGHPPKARYEHGAAVMQDKMYMYGGNHNGRYLGDLHVLDLKNWTWSRVETKIVTESQETSSPATLTHCAGHSLIPWDNKLLSIGGHAKDPSESILVKVFDLHTCTWSILRTDGKPPVSRGGQSVTLVGKKLVIFGGQDVNKSLLNDLHLLDLDAMTWVEIDAVGSPPSPRSDHAAAVHAERYLLIFGGGSHTNCFNDLHVLDLQTMEWSRHAQQGEAPTPRAGHAGVTIGENWYIVGGGDNKSGACETVVLNMSTLAWSVLTSVKGGVPLASEGLSLVVSSYNGEDVIVAFGGYNGRYNNEVNVLKPSHKSSLKSKIMEASPVRDSVSAVNNATTRDIESEIGVSQESKVREIVMDNVNSGSKVEGKSEPIITSLRSEKEELEASLSKEKIQTLQLKEELTEIETRSAELYKELHSVRSQLATEQSRCFKLEVEVAEVRQKLQAMETLEKELELLHRQRAAASEQAAAANMNGKRQSNGGVWGWLAGTPPPKT, encoded by the exons atggctaATACGGCGAAGGCGAGCGCTAGCCTCGCTTACCCCGACAGATTCTACGCCGCCGCATCGTACCTCGGCCTCGACGGTGGATCTGCACCAACGCCTTCCTTGAAACAACTCAGCTCCAAATTCTCCAACGATACCGCGTTGCTTCTCTACGCGCTCCACCAGCAG GCTAGTGTAGGACCTTGCAATGTACCTAAACCTAGTAGTGTGTGGAATCCAGCTGAGCAAAGCAAGTGGAAAAG TTGGCAGGGGCTTGGAACCATGCCCTCCATTGAGGCAATGCGTCACTTTGTGAAAATTCTTGAG GAAGGAGATCCTAGTTGGTATCCAAGATCACCGAACTCTGTTCCAGACCCTGCTGTAGATGTCCAAATCAGT AGCACAAAGGCCGAGCCGAGTGTTGAGAACGGAGGTTCTTTTGGTGAGACGATGACAACCGCTACAGAGGATGGGCGTTTGACGGAGACCCAAGATAAAGATGTGGTTTTGGAAGACCCAAATACTATTTCTGTGTTTAACCAGTGGACGCCACCACTTACATTAGGCCATCCACCAAAAGCTCGGTATGAG CATGGAGCAGCGGTTATGCAAGATAAGATGTATATGTATGGTGGAAATCACAATGGGCGTTATCTGGGTGATCTTCAT GTTCTAGATCTAAAAAACTGGACTTGGTCAAGAGTTGAAACCAAGATTGTGACTGAATCACAGGAAACATCATCTCCAGCAACACTAACTCACTGTGCTGGTCATTCTTTG ATACCATGGGACAATAAGCTTCTTTCTATCGGTGGTCATGCAAAGGATCCCTCAGAATCAATTCTAG TCAAGGTCTTTGACCTGCATACCTGTACATGGTCAATCTTAAGGACAGATGGAAAGCCACCG GTTTCGCGTGGAGGCCAGTCCGTGACTCTTGTGGGGAAAAAATTGGTGATATTTGGCGGGCAGGATGTAAATAAATCGCTTCTGAATGATTTGCATCTACTTGATCTGGATGCCATGACCTGGGTTGAGATAGATGCCGT GGGTTCCCCTCCATCACCAAGGTCTGATCATGCTGCTGCAGTGCATGCTGAGCGTTATCTTCTAATATTTGGCGGAGGATCACACACAAATTGTTTTAATGATCTGCACGTCCTTGATCTGCAAACT ATGGAATGGTCAAGACATGCACAACAAGGTGAAGCACCGACTCCACGCGCTGGACACGCTGGTGTGACGATTGGGGAAAATTGGTATATAGTTGGTGGTGGAGATAACAAGAGCG GGGCATGTGAGACTGTTGTATTAAATATGTCTACTCTTGCATGGTCAGTACTTACATCAGTAAAAGGAGGTGTACCTCTCGCTAGTGAG GGATTGAGTTTAGTTGTGAGCTCATACAATGGTGAAGACGTAATCGTTGCTTTTGGTGGATACAACGGACGTTACAACAACGAG GTGAATGTTTTAAAACCAAGCCACAAATCAAGCTTGAAATCAAAGATTATGGAAGCTTCTCCTGTGCGTGATAGTGTTTCTGCTGTTAACAACGCCACGACCAGAGATATTGAGTCTGAGATCGGGGTGAGCCAAGAAAGTAAAGTACGGGAAATTGTCATGGATAATGTTAACTCCGGATCAAAG GTTGAAGGAAAAAGCGAACCCATTATCACATCACTTAGATCCGAGAAGGAAGAACTAGAAGCATCACTCAGCAAGGAGAAGATACAAACTCTGCAACTGAAGGAAGAGTTAACAGAGATAGAAACGCGAAGCGCAGAGTTATACAAG GAACTTCACTCTGTGCGGAGTCAACTTGCAACCGAGCAGTCAAGGTGTTTCAAATTAGAG GTTGAAGTTGCAGAGGTAAGACAAAAGCTTCAGGCAATGGAAACACTTGAAAAGGAACTCGAACTACTCCACCGTCAAAGAGCGGCTGCGTCTGAACAAGCCGCCGCTGCCAATATGAATGGAAAACGACAAAGCAATGGTGGCGTCTGGGGCTGGCTCGCTGGAACTCCTCCGCCAAAAACATGA